TGATAATAAAGCAGCAGACAATGCTGTTGCACCGGCTAATACTGACCCTTCTATTGCTCAACATGATCCATGGGGCGCGCCTGCTGTTGCCCCTGAACAAGCTGAAGGCCAAGCAGCCGTTGACGCTTTTGCCGACAAAGCTCCTAAAGGCAGTTTAGTCGACAAAGCCACTGCCACCGCCAGCGAACAAGATGTCGGCATGGTGAAAGAAATTATTCCTACCAGCGACGGCGGTATCACCTATGTGCAATTACACACTAAGGGCGGGCCAGTATGGATTGCCGCACAAAATCCTGCTGTAAAAATTGGTGACAAAGCTAAATTTGATGCGTCCAGTGCGGTTTTTGTCGAAAGCTTTACTAGCTCTAGACTAGACGGCCGTGAATTCAAAAATCTTTACATGGTAAAAACACTCGATAAAATAAAATAACATTTTACCAGCAATAAAAAACGCGCCATCGTGAGCAATGAGTGGCGCGTTTTTTTATTATCTTGCATTAAACGTTATACGAAATGCGAAATGCGAAATGCGAAATGCGAAATGCGAAATGCGAAATAATAACTAACGTTTTAAATTTTATTTAGCTTCGCGCAGATACTTAACAATTTCCTTACGGCTCATTTGTTCCGCAATCGCAATAGAATCCATGCCGCGTCGATTCCTACGCTTTATATTAGCACCCGCTTTCACTAAACGTTTTACAACCGGTAAATGGTTGCCTTCAACAGCCAACATTAGCGGCGTATTATCCAAACTATTCCGTACTTCTATTTCCGCACCATTATCAATTAACAATTGCGCAATATTTTCCCGGCCCTTGATCGCAGCAAACGATAAAGCCGTATTACCGGTACTGGAAGTTAAATTTACATTAGCTCCCGCTTTCATCAATGCTTTAGCAACATCATAATGTCCGCCTTGCGCAGCCAACATTAACGCGGTAGTTTTATCACGATCTTGCATGTCTACTTTTGCGCCGCGCTTAATTAACAAATCAGCACCAATCGCGTCTCCTTGTTCCGCTGAAAACCACAGCGCTGTACGGCTATCAACATCCACCGCATTAACATCTTTTGAAAACGACATCACTTTTGTTAAACCTGCCCCCATTCGCGAACGCGCTGCCACCATAAGAGGCGTACGTTTAAATTCGCCGATCGTTTTATCGGTAGTAAGACCTTTATTAATCAGCTGATCTAAAATTTTGCCGCGCTCCCACTGTAGCGCTAACACTAATGCATCTGCGCCATCGCTGGTCACTGCTTTTAAATTTGCACCTTTAGCGATTAACAAAGTCACCACTTCAGGATAACCGTATTTAATGGCCATTAATAAAGGTGTCATGCCACCAACAGTCGCTTCAATGTTCGCGCCTTTAGCCAGTAATTTACTTGCGTAATCAAGATAACCCTGGCGCACGGCGCGCAATAACGGCGTGTACCCTTCTGGATCTTTGGCGTTAACATTGGTTTGAGGCAATGCTAATAAAGAATCAACCATCTCCGCATTATTGCGCCACACCGCTACCGATATAGGCGGCCAATCTTTGTAATTACCCGCGAGCTCCGCGCCTGCTTGGCGCTGCTTTTCTATCCACTGCGCGACGTTATCGGATTTTACTTTATCGCTAGCCGGCGGCTTAGCGCCCGCTTTTATCAAGCGCGCTACCATTTTTTTATAACCGCGTAATTGCGCTATTTCCGCAGCCGTCCAATCACCACCATTACGAATGTCCAATGCGGCTTCGTTTTCAATTAAAACAGCCACCATCTCTTCGTCATCTTTGCCTGCTGCAATAATTAATGAAGTATCTCCAGAACGATCATGTGCATTAATATTTGCCTCATGTGCTAACAATAAACGTGCTACCGCAGGATAACGATGACGCGCCGCTAAAATTAGCGGCGTTTCTGAAAATTGATCGGCTAAATTAATATTCGCGTTCTGACTAATAAGATATTCCACCATGTCGACATTACCCGCTTCGACGGCTTCATGAATCGCTGCACGACCAACATCATCTATTGCATTAACATCTACGCCTTTGCTGACGTAATAACGCACATAATCTAAACGTCCGCGTCGCGCCGCACGACGCATGGCTGCAGGCATATTTTCTGTTTCTAAACGTTCTGAAGATAATTCGCTCAGCTCGCCTGATTGAATGGTTTTTAGGTGATCTATTTTTTGTTGTGCGAGTGGATGGCCAGCTTTTGCGGCCAATTTATATAAACGTTGCGCTTCCGTAATATTAACGCCAGTGCCCCACCCATTTTCATGCATTTGCGCTAAATTATATTGCGCTTTGACATTGCCTTGCTCCGCAGATTTTCCGTACCACACACGCGCTTGTTCTAGATTTTTTTTAACGCCTTGGCCGGTACGATACATAGATGCCAATAATAATTGCGCCTCAGCATCACCTTGATCCGATAACACTTGCAGAATTTGTACTGCTTTTTCGTAATCCCGCACTCGCGTAGCAGCTCTTGCGTCATCAATCGTTTCCGCAAAACCTTGCAGTGTTACAAGCACCAGCGCCAAAAACAGCAGTAAACGTTGTCTCACGATATTCATCACTCCGTTCCAAATTTAGTTTGGACTTCGACACCAATGGCTTTTAAGAAAGGTGTTGGCAGATCACCACCAATACAAACTACCACTGCATCATTTTCAATTTCTAAATTACCTTCTTTGGTTTTAAGAGCAACCATCTTGTCAGTAATTTTCACTACTTCTGACTCTAAATATAAATCCAACTTACCTTCGCGCGCATACTGCATAACCTTGTCGCGATTTTTTGGTTTAGCGCGAGAAAAAGATCCGCTACGATAAGATAATGTCACTTTAGTATTAGGCTGTTCAGCCGTTGAATGCGCGGCTTCTAACGCACTATCACCACCACCAATCACTAACACGTGCTGGCCACGATATTGCTCGGGATCAGTAAGACGATAAACTACTTTAGATAAATCTTCGCCTTCGCAACCGGCTTTACGCGGTGTACCACGACGACCAATCGCTAATACCACCGCGCGTGTTTCATAATTATTTTTAGAAGTTGTCACTCGAAAACCGGGCTTACCGGTTAATGCTTCTATTTTTTCTACGCGCTCATTGGTGTTAACTTGAAAACCCGTTTTTTGCTGCACGTCTGCCCAAAATTCAACCAAAGCTTCTTTGGTAGTTTCACGAAATTTAAATGCGCCGATAATGGGCAGCTTGCCCGGTTTAGTCATAACAATTTTACCGCGCGGATAATGCGCCACGGTGCCGCCAACAGTGTCTTGTTCGATCGTAAGTGATTTTAATTTTTTTTCCATCGCAGCAAGTGTGGCGGCTAACCCGGCAGGACCCGCGCCGACAACAACCACATCCAGTGGTAATTTATTATTTTTGCCCACACCATCAAGTTTGCATACATTATCAATTGCCTGCATACCTTGATTAACGGCATTACGAATTAATCCCATGCCGCCCAATTCACCAGCAATAAAAATACCCGGTACATTGGTTTCAAAATTAGGTTGCACAGTAGGAATATCAACGCCGCGTTTTTCAGTGCCAAATACTAGAGTGATCGCATCAAACGGACATGCAACTTTGCAAGCGCCATGACCAATACAATGTGTTGCATTAATTAATTCAGCGCGGCCTGCAACCAAACCTAATACATCGCCTTCAGGACAAGCGTCCACGCAGGCGCCACAACCCAAACAAAGACCCGGATCAATCACTGGATGCAATGACGCGGGCTCTGTTAAACCGGCTTTAATCATTTCTTTTTTTAAAGCGACATTTTTTTTACTTGTGCGCCGTGTCTTGAACATATAAAAACCGATAATTATCGCCATCACTGGCCCATAAAAAACGGCTAAAGCATATATTTGTTCCAACATCGAAAAAACACCACAGGTTATGGAATAAATTTGGAGGCATTATGCCTGCAATCGTTGCCTAGGTTTAGCTGCGAGGTTATGCCGTTTAGCGGACGGTTGGCACCAATCCTGAAGTTTTCTCATTAAAAACTGTAACGGTACGACATGCCCATAGCAAAGTTCTTAGTAACTCGCTGGGCTTGAGCGGGATCATTTGAGTTAATCCAAGATAAATTCGCGCCCAAATCGAGTTGGAATCTTAGGTTGTTTTGTTGCGCATATTCCATACGAAGATAGGGGTAAAGACTATTGCTGCTCTCATTGCGCAAATCATCCACTGATTTGCTCCATGACAAACCAGGATCTAAACGCACGGTTTCAGTTACACGAACCTGTGTTTGAGACGATATCGAATAAGAGCTGCGATTCGCGCCAGTACTATAACCAACACCCAAAGAACCGTTTTGCTTTTCATCGCTACGTGACACGCTAAAATTATAACTATCAAACACGGACTGTCCGGTTGCTTGAATGCCGGTAGCATTATTTAACACAACTAAAATAGGCACGGGCGCAACGGCGGGCTGCGCTGCTTGAATATCGCGCGAAGCATTAAACGATAAAGAGAAACCTTCTTGAGTACGCCAACTAACATTAACCGCACGCTGCTTATCGTGCTTACTCGCCGCACGAACCAATTCCATTGTTTGTGCTTCGGTATAACCCGTTAAATCATAAAATTGTCGTAGCGTACTCACGCCTTGGCCTGTAATAACGCTGTCCATACGATATTGCGGCGAATTCCGCTCCTCTATCGACACACCAATATTTAAGTTCTCAAACAACGTAACCGTCGGCTGTAACGATACGAAATTAATTTCTCCAAACAACAAATCGTAATCGGTCATAACAAAAAAACTACTGCGCGTCGGCCGATCAAAATAATTCAATCGCACACCTAAACCTTGGCGATTAATAAATCCGTCACTTTCTTCTTCTGCAAGATAAAAACGCGCGCTTGCTGAGCTAAAAATATTATCAATTTGCCCAATCACACTTTTGAAACGACGATTCTCATCTGACTCTAACAACTCATCACGTGAAGGTTCTGAACCGGTTGCAAAACCAAATAACGTATCTTGCGTTAAACGATATTCCCCATACACACCATCAAAACGACCAGCAGCACCTAAACTTGATTGTGATTGCCGACCTAAATGCACACCCCATTTGCGAGTTTGCCCTTCTAAACGCGCAACAAAACGATCAACTGTTTCATCTGCGCCACTATGCTCCAAAAGATCATCTTGATGATTGCCCGATAATTCTAAATTAAACATAGTCGGGCCAATTGATTTACCGCTGCGAATATAAGCATTACTACTTAAAGCATAACCACCATTATCGCGAGTATCGCCTTGCGTATTGGATTCATCAACATTCACATCTAGCACACTGCGGCGTAAATTTTGCGACACACTACCATTCCACTGCCAAGCAACGGCTCGACGTTTTTCTTCTAACAAATCTTTCGCACGGCGTTCTTGCAATTCCGCACGCGCAGTTAAAATCACCGCCATTAACTGTCGCACGCGTTCAGCGCCTTCGCCATCAGGATATAAATCTAGATAATGCTGATATTCTGTTTGCGCAGGAGCATAACGTCCCATTCGAAAATGCGCTAACGCTAAATATTCTTGCGCGTATTGATGATGCGGGCCGCTGGGCTCGCGCAATACTTCAGCATAAATACTAGTAGCTTCGTTATAACGCTCTTCTGCCATCGCACGGCGCGCATCATCCATTAATTTATCAGCACGGCTCAATGTTTCGGACGTAATCGGCAACTGCGTTTGTTGATCTTGCAAAGTTTTGATCGCTTCCGCACCTAAAGCCGCTGAATCAACAGCTCTATTTGATGTGGCGACAACACCCGCTCCTGGCACACTCGCCACCAGTGCTACATCGGGCGCTAAACGTCCCGCAGCTTTAGCTGCCGCATCTGCTGATTCAGCATTTGTTTGTATATAAAGCACTAATTTATGAGTCTCAGGATCCGGCAATAGCTGATAACCCTCTTCACGGAA
Above is a genomic segment from Gammaproteobacteria bacterium containing:
- a CDS encoding NAD(P)-binding domain-containing protein — protein: MAIIIGFYMFKTRRTSKKNVALKKEMIKAGLTEPASLHPVIDPGLCLGCGACVDACPEGDVLGLVAGRAELINATHCIGHGACKVACPFDAITLVFGTEKRGVDIPTVQPNFETNVPGIFIAGELGGMGLIRNAVNQGMQAIDNVCKLDGVGKNNKLPLDVVVVGAGPAGLAATLAAMEKKLKSLTIEQDTVGGTVAHYPRGKIVMTKPGKLPIIGAFKFRETTKEALVEFWADVQQKTGFQVNTNERVEKIEALTGKPGFRVTTSKNNYETRAVVLAIGRRGTPRKAGCEGEDLSKVVYRLTDPEQYRGQHVLVIGGGDSALEAAHSTAEQPNTKVTLSYRSGSFSRAKPKNRDKVMQYAREGKLDLYLESEVVKITDKMVALKTKEGNLEIENDAVVVCIGGDLPTPFLKAIGVEVQTKFGTE
- a CDS encoding ankyrin repeat domain-containing protein encodes the protein MNIVRQRLLLFLALVLVTLQGFAETIDDARAATRVRDYEKAVQILQVLSDQGDAEAQLLLASMYRTGQGVKKNLEQARVWYGKSAEQGNVKAQYNLAQMHENGWGTGVNITEAQRLYKLAAKAGHPLAQQKIDHLKTIQSGELSELSSERLETENMPAAMRRAARRGRLDYVRYYVSKGVDVNAIDDVGRAAIHEAVEAGNVDMVEYLISQNANINLADQFSETPLILAARHRYPAVARLLLAHEANINAHDRSGDTSLIIAAGKDDEEMVAVLIENEAALDIRNGGDWTAAEIAQLRGYKKMVARLIKAGAKPPASDKVKSDNVAQWIEKQRQAGAELAGNYKDWPPISVAVWRNNAEMVDSLLALPQTNVNAKDPEGYTPLLRAVRQGYLDYASKLLAKGANIEATVGGMTPLLMAIKYGYPEVVTLLIAKGANLKAVTSDGADALVLALQWERGKILDQLINKGLTTDKTIGEFKRTPLMVAARSRMGAGLTKVMSFSKDVNAVDVDSRTALWFSAEQGDAIGADLLIKRGAKVDMQDRDKTTALMLAAQGGHYDVAKALMKAGANVNLTSSTGNTALSFAAIKGRENIAQLLIDNGAEIEVRNSLDNTPLMLAVEGNHLPVVKRLVKAGANIKRRNRRGMDSIAIAEQMSRKEIVKYLREAK